The window CATCCGCCGTttcctctcttctccctctcAGACACCTCAACCCAAAGAAAAGATAGACATCGAAGAAAGCGGAGGAAGCGGATCCCCTCTCGCTTATCCTCACCGTTCTGGTTCTCCGATCCCTGTAGAACAATGCTTAGCGGCACCCAACTGAACTAACCCTCTCCTCTCCGTCACCCCGCAAATGCGTCCCTCCTCCGTCTccgcctcttccttcttctcctccgtcttcttcctcctctgcaaCACGCTCCGATAGCAAACCGCCTTCACCGTCACCGTGATCCGTAACCCTAACCATAACCCGCGGCCAATCTCCCGATCCGTCGGCGGCGCAGGCGATGCCCTCCTTCTCCTCCGCCAACCTCCTCGAGCTGGTAGCCGGCGACGACTCCGACTTCGCCGCCTCCCCCCTCCGCCCTCCTATTCTCCCCCGCCTCATGGACGCCGCCGCCGACTATGATAGCCCCCCCGCCTCACCGTCGCAGCGGGAGCGGAGGATCATCGTTTCCCACCGCCTCCCCCTCCGTGCCGCCACTGACCCCGCCTCGCCCGGCGGCCTATCCTTCTCCCGGGACCCCGACGCGCTTGCTCTCCAGCTGCACTCCGGCCTCCCGCCCGCCGCTGAGGTTGTCCATGTCGGCACCCTCGCTGCCACCGTCGACCCCGTCCACCACGCCGCCGTCTCCCGCATCCTCTTCGACCGCTTCCGCTGTCTTCCTGTCTTCATCCCCGCCGACCTCCACCGCCGGTTCTACGACGGGTTTTGCAAGCACTATCTCTGGCCCCTCCTCCACTACCTCCTCCCTCTCTCGCCGTCCTCCCTTGGCGGCCTTCCCTTCGACCGCGCCCTCTGGCTTTCCTACCTCTCCGCCAACAAGCTCTTTGCCGACCGCCTCATCGAGCTCCTCAACCCGGACGACGATCTAGTGTGGATCCACGACTACCACCTCCTCGCCCTCCCGACCTTCCTCCGAAGGCGCTCCCCTCGCATAAAGTTGGGATTTTTCCTCCATTCTCCATTCCCTTCCTCGGAGATCTTCCGAACCATTCCTGTTCGGGATGAGCTCCTCCGGGCCCTCCTTAATTCCGATCTCGTTGGCTTCCACACCTTCGACTATGCCCGCCACTTCCTCTCCTCTTGCTCCCGATTACTTGGCCTGGATTACCAGTCCAAGAGAGGCTATATTGGCATCGAGTACTATGGAAGGACGGTCACCGTCAAGATCCTCCCTGTTGGGATTGACATGGGTCAACTCAAATCAGTGATATCTTCTCCGGAGACAACTGCCAAAGTCCAAGAGCTCGTTGAGGTTTACAGAGACAGGATCTTGATGCTGGGAGTGGATGATGTTGATCTTTTCAAAGGTATCGGAATGAAGTTTCTTGCGGTGGAGCGGCTATTGGAGGAGCATCCGCAGTTGAGAGGGCAAGTTGTGCTGGTCCAGATCGCTAATCCAGCAAGGAGCCAGGGGAGGGATGTGCAAGAGGTCCAGGATGAGATAGGATCTATCACAAAGAGAATCAATGAACGTTTCGGTAGACCTGGATATGAGCCCATTGTATTGATCTACCATGCTGTACCAACCTATGAGAAGGTTGCCTTTTACGCAGTGGCTGAGTGCTGCATCGTGAATCCTGTTAGAGATGGGATGAATTTGGTCCCATACGACTACACAGTCTGCAGACATCAGAGCCCCGCACTGGTCCATTCTCCCAAGAAAAGTATGATTGTAGTATCAGAATTCATTGGGTGCTCGCCCTCCCTCAGTGGAGCTATTCGGGTCAATCCATGGAATGTGGATGCGGTGGCAGAGGCGATAAATTTGGCCATCACGATGCCGGAGACCGAGAAGCAGCTGCGGCATGAGAAGCATTATAAGTATGTCAGTTCCCACGACGTTGCATATTGGGCAAGGTCCTTCGATCAGGACTTGCAGCGAGCTTGCAAAGATCATTTCCTAAGAAGGTGTTGGGGGATTGGATTTGGAATGAGCTTCCGTGTCGTTGCTCTTGGTCCTAATTTTAGGAAGCTGTCCCTTGAGTATATTGTTTCGGCATACCAGAGGACAGTTAGCAGGCTTATCTTGCTTGATTATGATGGGACCATGATGCCTCATACTTCTATTGTCAAAAAGCCAAGCAGTGAAGTTATTTCAGTTCTGAACGGATTATGCAGTGACCCAAAGAATGTTGTTTTTCTGGTCAGTGGTCGGGGAAAAGATGAGTTGAGCGGATGGTTTGCACCATGTGAAAAGTTAGGGATATCTGCGGAGCATGGATATTTCACGAGGTAATAATTCTGCACTGAAATAGCAAACTTTATATTACTTTAATAGGTTGTTCAATGGTGGCATCATTTTGTTATTTACCATAGCAAATTTGGTAGGGGAAGAGTGTACCTTGTCTAATggtcaaaaataatttttaagaagtTATGAGGTAAAACATACAACATATAATCATGGAGTACACATAAAATCTCTTACAGAATTCATATTCTCATATTCTTGTGTTTTGATAATATCCATATTATAGATTGTACAAACTGTGTGAGGGTGGTGTCTTTGCTTTAAGATAAGATTATTTAGGTTGACCATCCTATATCTCGCATTGGTGGGATCCTCATGCTGTAGGTTGCCTTTTTATTATGCATATACAGTACCATTTTGTGATCAAAGGTTTTTCTACTCATTTTGGAGGATGTGGACACGGTTAGCTCTAAGAAAGTGATTGAACGTGCCACATTAATGAATGCGACAAACTTTACTTTCAGAAGTTAAGACATACATGTCATTGTATAGAAGCTTCGAAATGTTTGAACCTGATAAAACCTGAGTCAGTAACATAATTTTAATTGTCTTCAGAAGATGAAGTGAAATATCCTTGTTATGTCATGATTAAGATACACAAGCCAAGCAAAAAACTGGGTATGAAAGTTTGTCTATTTGCTGATTTATTTATAATCACGTGGTATATATAATTGGCTATGATAACAAAGTGATGAAAAGTGAAATTCTGAATTGATTGGTCTAACCAACACCATGCGTTATGATTTGAATTGAAGGGAAGGTGGTATTCTCTTATGACTGACTGGTTGGTTGTTGTTTTGGATTGCAGGTGGAATAAAGATGTTCCATGGGAGTCGTGCATGTTGACTACAGACTTCAATTGGAAGAAGATTGCAGAACCTGTGATGAGACTCTACATGGAGGCCACAGATGGATCCTCCATAGAACCTAAAGAAAGCGCATTAGTTTGGCATCATCAAGAGGCTGATCCAGATTTTGGTTCATGTCAAGCAAAGGAACTCCTTGATCATCTTGAGAATGTGCTTGCCAATGAACCTGTAGTTGTAAAAAGAGGCCAACATATTGTAGAAGTGAACCCTCAGGTATGAAGAAGTTGATATTGGTTCTGTTTCCTTCACTAAATTTTTTGCTTTAGATCTGAACCAAATATCACTATCGTGATCTAACAAGCTTAGCTTTCAAAATAAAGGTGCATGGATTAGGATTGACTTTGAGGGAATATCTGCCTACCTCTTGAGCATGCATGGATGCCCCCACAAGTTCTGATAGGATTTCTTAAAAATAGTAATAATATTAATTTGGAGATCTAGAATAGATAGCCTTGGTTTGGCTTACTTGGGTTGCTAGgtcttcttttcttattacttATTATTCCTCAATTTTGTTCAACCTTTGACCATGCCTTGGCTTGCTTGGTTTGGTAGGTCTCCTTTTATTATTCGCATATGCTTGCTAGTTTTATTCAGCCTTGACCAGTCTTTTATATGTAGGGGATAAGCAAAGGCAGGGTGGTCGAAAATCTCATGGCAACTCTGTTGAGTACGGGAAAGGAACCGGATTTTTTACTATGCATAGGTGACGATAGGTCAGACGAAGACATGTTTGAGAGCATCAGCAGTTATACAAATAATTCATCAGTTCCAGCAATTGCCGAAGTCTTTGCATGCACGGTCGGCCAAAAACCAAGCAAGGCAAAGTATTATCTCGACGATACAGTGGATGTCGTGAAAATGCTTCAGGGCCTAGCCAATGCATCATCCGTGCAACCGCCTAGACCTGTGCAGCTTCGAGTCTCGTTTGAAGGTTCTCTCTAAGAGGGTGTGTATTCTGCGGTCAGatctctccaaaatgatccaaccttCGTACGGGTTAAGCTAAACCAGCCTGGGTTGAGCTAACCAGCCCGTGAAAAACAAGAGTTGAGGATGCATGTGAAAAACTAGGAATTCACAATACAGGAGGACTTATTGCGGATTATGCAGAAGCTGCATGGGGAGGTCAGAAAGCTTGGGAACGAAAGTATTCAGATTCTATCCAGATTACCTTAGGAAGCTGTCACACCCAAAGCCAGACTTTGTAGTTATATTCATGTAAATATATGGTAAAAGTGTTTTTTGTTGTTTTTCCTTTTGCTCATTCTTGTAGATGGTTACAGAAATTTCATTTCACACAGATGTTCTTCCAATCATTTGTGACACATACTGTATGTAATGATAGCATAATTGGCAAGCATCCATCATGCTTGccatacatacttccattcctacaGTCTCATGCTAATCAATCAATCTTGGACGGTTTGCTTGTACAAATTGGTCTTGTTTTCCTCTTGCTTGTTCTATTTGCTGATGGCTTCAGCGTTAAATATCTGAGACAAAGTTTCACACTAGAAGACATACAGATTACGTCTGTCAATCAATTCATAGTCCTTTTGCATTCATGAGGATCACTCCTTGATTGCAACAGATTTGATGTTAATGTTCATTGCCCTGCCCAAGAGTCTCTCAAGTCCCAGCAACCTGACCAACCTCAGATCATGACTGATTCAAGACTGGTGAgtagatcatcatcatcatcatctgagaACATGAATACTCGAATTATACCCTGGCCTTCCTTCAGATGTCACTCTTGCATGCTGTCCTTTTAAGTATCCTCAAAAATcacaatttatttttctttaatgaAAGAAAATGTTGCCAGGTTGGTGGGGGAAAACTTCTGGTGAGGGTTGAGAGGAAGCATAGACTGAACATTCGCACCACCATAATTTGGTCACATTCAAAAAGTGTTGGAATGTAATAATAATACTATTATATTTAAGAGCTTTAGTCATAGACGTGATCGATAGATATACAGGTGGAAGTCTCAGTGGTGGAAGCGACCGGCACAATAGACGGCTGCATCCAACCTCTGCCACATGTATACTCGTACGTCCTCAGCTGTTCTCACCTGTAGACGTGTTCATCCGGTCAACTACGTAAAGCCCGGTGGAGGAGGAAGTCGCTGTCGAGAAGAACGAAGGGGTGACTCCCCACCGGAGACTGGGACGCAGACGTTATACTTGCCGTGTCTCCAAAGCTCTTCGTCAGGCGTGGGGGCACTTGGAGAAGGAAGAGTCGTCCCTTCTTATCTTCTTCCACAGGTCGGAGCAGTTCCGATGTGGTGGCCACTGCTGCTCTACTTTTCCTTCTCGCTCGGATGCTGTCCTCCCTCACGGCGTCATTGGTCCCTCCAGGAGTCATCGTCAACACACTAGTACTCTTTTCTTTGATGTCCACTTCGCCTGCTGCGTCTGGAATTGTCTGCACATTGTTTCATTGGGTGATTGATTGGATAAACGTGTGAGCAGCTGCAACTCCTATCATCCTTTCTTTACTCGAGACGCATTCTTATGTTATATTTTTCTTGACTGAACTCATTCACGCGGAATCAGATGCTGCAAGCTTGCCATATGTATTGAATAAAGGgaggtagatagatagatagatagatagatagacagagagagagagagagagctgaatTGGTCTAAAGGTTGGTTGGAAGATCATAATTGTTATTGTGGGTGAACAATGACAAAGTAGCTGTGGCTTTAGAATAAGATGTTCTAATCTTAATCTTATCTCAGTTATCGATGACATTTCCATCGCTTAACAAAGCTAGATTGCTCTTCTACTATATATGATTAAGCAATCTGTTTTCACGGGATTACAGTGAAAAGAAAGATCAATTCAAGGGGGTAAAAGGTTAGTAAGGCCTAGTTGAAGCAAATATAAACCAGCAGTAGCTGACGTCTCCCTCCCCTCCCTGTTCTGGAGATAGAGAGAGTCCATCCAAATCATCCCAAGGTTCACATATTGCTAACTTCAGATGCATTTACCAGTAGCCCACATTGATCAGATTCACATGACAATGCCAAGAAGAAGATGTTACATAAAGATTTTACAGCTGAGAAAACTTTATATGGCATCTATTGATCTGAGATGTGCTCATTTTATGTGCTTCTTCAATTAAGATGATTCTGCAATATGTTCGAGAAATAAGTACTCAATCTGTACATTATTCATACATAAAAGATGCTTAAGCTGACTCGATAGTCGACATGCTCCTTCCACAACTGTCACCGGCGGCCTCCTCCTGTTGCCAGTCTTGGGCCAAAGCCCGCCTCCCTCTCGTCGGTGCTcagctctcctcctcctcctcctctctctctctctctctctctctctctctctctctctctctctcctatccTTCTTATTAGTTAGTTTTcctaaaaagagagagaaaaatgaCTCAACTCAGATTCGGATGTTACAGAGGCAGCACGTCCCGAGATGCCAAGTAATGAACAGAGAAAAATCGATCGATAAAATTCGATTTCTCAAAGTGTCACTCAAGACCTTCTAAAGGATtgagatcgagatcgagagaACTCGAGTCAGCCCTTCTGATGCTTAAGTCAATCATATCCCAAAAAATACATTGGTCCCATGTCGATTAGATCTATTTTATCCTTTAAAGTATAGTCTGAGAAAGAATTTATTTGAATTAAACTTTTATAATATATGTTATATTAAGATTTATTAGGACAAATAGGTTATTTGAAAACTTGGAAAGGGCAAATACGTAAAAGACTTATTCTTCTACTTAATAGTTTTTTCGAATATTTACGGAATTCCCAAGTTTGTCATCGCACGAATCTCTCTATCTCCCTTCCTCCCGTCGCCGGCGCCCTAGAGATCGGTCTTCTGCGACTCCACCTCCGGCGACGTACGCTGCTTCTCCCTATCCTTTCGAGTCGGAAGTCAATTGTCACCAGCGGTAGGCCCGCCATCACTACCACCGCCACCTGATAAAGAGCACGTGGCCAAAGTCTTCACCGGAGGCCTGCGACTGCCGCCATTATCTTCACCTCGGGTTTCCTACTAGGAGAAAGGCCTTGCTTGATCGTAGCTCCTCTTATCAAGGTTCTCCCTCGACTAATTAGGGCAAAAAGCCGTTTCTTCTAACTCCATCGTTCAACCCTTAAataacagattttttttttaagaaaagaacACCAATTTATCGATCTTAATCGGAACTTTTAGATTCTTGGGAGTTTCAAGGTCTGTTTATTCTGCTTGATTCATTCGGATAGCTCCTTATTCTTTTGAGCCCTATCAATTCTTCCTAATTAATCTAATTGGCCGCAATTGTTGTCCTGCTGATGGTACTTCTAGTTTCAACTATGTCTAGAGCGTAATTAACTGTAACTTCCGAGCTGTTCTGAGTATATTGTTGTGTTGTTTCAGAAGCATGAGGAGAAGACCTGGGATTGCAGGTTTAAAGAGTGCGGCTGCTGCACGGGTACTAGTTTCTGACTATGATTTTGTGCTTGATGTGTTTATGTACATGTGTTAAAACACggtttgtatttttctttttcaaataacttattttttcttatatttgttTATCATCATAAACCAAAATCTACGTTCTTGCTTATTAGTTCACGTCATGGATGTTTAAATAGTTATTTTCTGTTTGATTAATAGGATCAATATCGACTAGTTGGTGAAAATGTTGCCAGGATCAGGGCAGATGTCATGAAGGAACAGCTCGAAACATTTCGAACTCAGTTAGAGGATTTTGCTCGCAAGCACAAGGTAGTATTATTCATTGCATATTGTCCTTTGTTTTGTTTGTGTTAATATAGTTGATTTTTTGAGCATGCATCTGTGTGTTTTGCTTGTCTGTTCTCTTTTTGTCTCACTTAGAGCCCCAGATTGGGGTTTGCAAATTTGTTTGAAAGAGTTGTGGCTTATTGGGTGTTTGCAACAACTATGAAAGAATTAGAGTGATTCTAGATCCGAGTTGGTGAAGAAACAGATGCTTTTGGTTTATTGATTACTTATATATACACATACGTGAATATACAAAATTAACTTCCGTTGGAGATTAAAGTGTAAACTATAGCTTTCATTTCTGATAAACTGAAAGGACCGGAAATCACAATTTGATCTTTTCTTGAAGTTGTATGGAAGTTTGTTGTTGTCATTCTATTCAAGTGATGAAGATTGCACAAAACATCTTGTTTGGTTGACAAATTCTTGTTTCTTACAAGCTTCATGGAAGTTCACGTTTGTTAGAGTTTAGTATGAAAAATGATGGTTTTACATTTTTTGTCTAGCagtatattaataatcatgaaggATATTCTTGTGATCCTTTTCATGTCTGTGTCCATTAATATATACATAAAAAAGTGGAAACATATTACTTCTTGTGCtgttgattcaaaatatttaattacagAATACAATCTTGTAAGAGTTGAATAGAATGGAACTTTTTTTGTTGAAGTTGGTGATGAAGATCTACTCGACTTCTTCTGCATGTGTTGAAGGTTAAATAGCAAACTACAATTCAATTGCATATTGTCAGCACATCTACagttcaaataaatttttttctcttttatatttttattgtgtATTAACATTACTGAACATTATTGAATGGTTATAGAATTGTTTCCtcagttctctttgtttcttacaCTAGGAATATAACTTGATTTTTAATACCTGTTTATGCAATATTGGAACCACATTTTGAATTTTTAGGTGACTATTGTCAATATTTGTGTGCTCAATGTTTCTTTGaagttttttttcttaaaataactTCAAACTGAACTGCATCAACTTTCCTCTGACCTCTTTATTGTTTTGTCTTTATTATTCAAAAAGTTGGTTGGCAATTTCTGTTTAAGATGTGCATAACAGTTTACAAATCCATCTCCTGGATCAACTGGCGGTATAGAGATAATAAGAATGGTTTGAGATGCCTAGAAAAATAACTCTGAGATTGTTTTTGGTAACTGATATGCACAGAAAGTTGGATTAGTTAAACAAGGGCTGTTCTTGGTTAAGGCATAGTGATATCTGTCCTAGGAAGCCATCCAAGGAAAGATTAAAAATATAGAATTGGATCAAGTTAGATTTATATTTTGGTTTATTTACTAGATTAATCAGTTAGGCTCATATATTTGTCTTGTTTTGTTATGACTAGTCAGATTACTTCCCCTTTCTGTAAGGTTGAAATTCCTCTTGTTAGCTGTGATCTGTTTAAATAagtcatttattatttttttcattttaagattCCTGATTGAGAATCACTGTAAAGCTACTTTTGATTTGGGATTAAAGTGCTTCCAGTTTGATGATTGGGTTGGTTGCAGAATGACATCCGTAAAAACCCCACATTTAGATCACAATTCCATGAGATGTGTGCCAAAGTTGGAGTTGATCCTCTGGCCTCAAACAAGGGATTTTGGGCTGAGTTGCTAGGGATTGGTGACTTCTATTATGAGCTTGGTGAGTTTTTGTGACTCCACATACAATTTCTGTGCAAACATTTAATCCAGTTTCCGGTACCAACTTTAGATTTGGATTAGCTGATTCATACTGTATAGTGTATACTATGTTTGGTGCTAATTTGTTATTTCTTCCAATGTGGGCTATATGGTAAGGCAGGAGTTCAGATTGTAGACATATGCTTGTCAACTAGATCTCACAATGGAGGTTTAATCAACTTGCAAGAGCTCTGTAGTCTTCTTTGTCAGAGGCGTAAAGTTGCTCGGGAGGCTGTCACTGAAGATGACTGCCTCCGTGCTATAAGTAAGCTAAAGGTATTGAATTGATGATGGGTTATATACAGAGCtgtccttttttcttttctttcagtaAGATGTTTTAGGGCCATCTCTTGTAGAGTGTTTCTTGAGGTTGCTTCCGTCTCTTGTACCTTTGGCAACGTCTAATGATCTTAGTTTAGAACATATATGTTGACCGGACATGATTTGTCTGCTCATTTTATAAATTTTCAGGTCCTGGGTAGCGGTTTTGAAGTTATAGCAGTTGGCAAGAAAAAGCTTGTTCGTTCAGTGCCTACTGAATTGAACAAGGATCATAATGAAATTCTTGAAGTGGCTCAGGTTTGTTGTCTGTTTCACGATGTCGTCTTGGGTTGTACAGTTTTTTTGTTTAGTCGTTACTTACACCATTTACACTTTAATTTCTTTCATCATTCCTGATGGTTTGTTCTCTAGGATTTTAGTAGCATACAAAAGAAAGGAAGTATATCTAATTCACTTGCCTTGAAAAAGTAGATCAAATTTGAAGTGAAGGGAGAAGTAGCTTGCAGTAAAAACAA of the Musa acuminata AAA Group cultivar baxijiao chromosome BXJ2-10, Cavendish_Baxijiao_AAA, whole genome shotgun sequence genome contains:
- the LOC135625268 gene encoding probable alpha,alpha-trehalose-phosphate synthase [UDP-forming] 9 yields the protein MPSFSSANLLELVAGDDSDFAASPLRPPILPRLMDAAADYDSPPASPSQRERRIIVSHRLPLRAATDPASPGGLSFSRDPDALALQLHSGLPPAAEVVHVGTLAATVDPVHHAAVSRILFDRFRCLPVFIPADLHRRFYDGFCKHYLWPLLHYLLPLSPSSLGGLPFDRALWLSYLSANKLFADRLIELLNPDDDLVWIHDYHLLALPTFLRRRSPRIKLGFFLHSPFPSSEIFRTIPVRDELLRALLNSDLVGFHTFDYARHFLSSCSRLLGLDYQSKRGYIGIEYYGRTVTVKILPVGIDMGQLKSVISSPETTAKVQELVEVYRDRILMLGVDDVDLFKGIGMKFLAVERLLEEHPQLRGQVVLVQIANPARSQGRDVQEVQDEIGSITKRINERFGRPGYEPIVLIYHAVPTYEKVAFYAVAECCIVNPVRDGMNLVPYDYTVCRHQSPALVHSPKKSMIVVSEFIGCSPSLSGAIRVNPWNVDAVAEAINLAITMPETEKQLRHEKHYKYVSSHDVAYWARSFDQDLQRACKDHFLRRCWGIGFGMSFRVVALGPNFRKLSLEYIVSAYQRTVSRLILLDYDGTMMPHTSIVKKPSSEVISVLNGLCSDPKNVVFLVSGRGKDELSGWFAPCEKLGISAEHGYFTRWNKDVPWESCMLTTDFNWKKIAEPVMRLYMEATDGSSIEPKESALVWHHQEADPDFGSCQAKELLDHLENVLANEPVVVKRGQHIVEVNPQGISKGRVVENLMATLLSTGKEPDFLLCIGDDRSDEDMFESISSYTNNSSVPAIAEVFACTVGQKPSKAKYYLDDTVDVVKMLQGLANASSVQPPRPVQLRVSFEGSL
- the LOC135585141 gene encoding vacuolar protein sorting-associated protein 22 homolog 1-like; translation: MRRRPGIAGLKSAAAARDQYRLVGENVARIRADVMKEQLETFRTQLEDFARKHKNDIRKNPTFRSQFHEMCAKVGVDPLASNKGFWAELLGIGDFYYELGVQIVDICLSTRSHNGGLINLQELCSLLCQRRKVAREAVTEDDCLRAISKLKVLGSGFEVIAVGKKKLVRSVPTELNKDHNEILEVAQAQGYVTIEELEKRLSWSSGRAIDALETLLKEGLAMIDDGHRDGKRRYWFPCVASIFSAPGSDGFRSL